A DNA window from Halorubrum sp. DM2 contains the following coding sequences:
- a CDS encoding aminopeptidase, producing the protein MDERVREHAEVLVDWSARVEAGDDVVVSVAEDAHELGVAVAAVLGERGANVTTLYGSDELSRAYLKGVEARVEGEAGEDGTGEGEIDGGDAAVDAADFDADPAVDRAIFEAADAYLRIGGGRNVTATADVERATRQAYAKARQGVREARMDTDWVSTVHPTRSLAQQAGMAYEEYQEFVYDAVLRDWEALADEMAKMKDILDDGGEVRIVTERDDAPDTDVRMSIAGRTAVNSAASVAYDSHNLPSGEVFTAPYDTAGEVFFDVPMTIDATRVRNVHLVFEDGEVVDFAAEAGEDALANVLNTDPGARRLGELGIGMNRGIDRFTDSILFDEKMGDTVHLAVGRAYDACLPEGESGNESAVHVDMITDVSADSRMEVDGEVVQRNGTFRWEGGFEA; encoded by the coding sequence ATGGACGAACGCGTACGCGAGCACGCCGAGGTGCTCGTCGACTGGAGCGCGCGGGTCGAAGCCGGCGACGACGTCGTCGTGTCGGTCGCCGAGGACGCCCACGAACTGGGCGTCGCGGTCGCCGCGGTGCTCGGCGAGCGCGGGGCGAACGTCACGACGCTGTACGGCTCCGACGAACTCTCTCGGGCCTACCTGAAGGGCGTCGAGGCGAGGGTCGAGGGAGAAGCCGGCGAGGACGGGACCGGCGAGGGTGAGATCGACGGGGGCGACGCCGCGGTCGACGCGGCCGACTTCGACGCGGACCCCGCCGTCGACCGCGCGATCTTCGAGGCCGCCGACGCCTACCTGCGGATCGGCGGCGGACGCAACGTCACCGCGACCGCGGACGTCGAGCGCGCGACGCGGCAGGCGTACGCGAAGGCGCGGCAGGGGGTCCGCGAGGCCCGGATGGACACCGACTGGGTGTCGACGGTCCACCCGACGCGGAGCCTCGCCCAGCAGGCCGGGATGGCCTACGAGGAGTATCAGGAGTTCGTCTACGACGCCGTCCTCCGCGACTGGGAGGCGCTGGCCGACGAGATGGCGAAGATGAAGGACATCCTCGACGACGGCGGGGAAGTCCGGATCGTCACCGAGCGCGACGACGCCCCCGACACCGACGTTCGGATGTCGATCGCGGGCCGCACCGCGGTCAACTCCGCCGCGTCGGTCGCGTACGACTCCCACAACCTCCCCTCCGGCGAGGTGTTCACCGCGCCGTACGACACCGCGGGCGAGGTCTTCTTCGACGTGCCGATGACCATCGACGCGACGCGCGTCCGGAACGTTCACCTCGTCTTCGAGGACGGTGAAGTCGTCGACTTCGCGGCGGAGGCGGGCGAGGACGCGCTCGCGAACGTCCTGAACACCGACCCCGGCGCGCGGCGACTCGGCGAGCTGGGGATCGGAATGAACCGCGGGATCGACCGGTTCACGGACTCGATCCTCTTCGACGAGAAGATGGGCGACACCGTCCACCTCGCGGTCGGCCGCGCCTACGACGCCTGTCTCCCCGAGGGGGAGTCCGGCAACGAGAGCGCGGTCCACGTCGACATGATCACCGACGTGAGCGCGGACTCCCGGATGGAAGTCGACGGCGAGGTCGTCCAGCGGAACGGGACGTTCCGGTGGGAGGGCGGTTTCGAGGCGTAG
- the pepF gene encoding oligoendopeptidase F, translating to MSSVPERSEIDAEYKWDLEGIYADDEAWEAARETVADRIDELRDYEGRVTEDAATLLELLELREEIFRELQQVATYARLRSAEDTRNQEYQAMSARASSLSSEASSAVSYLEPELQTLSEADVEAFVDEEPALATYEHYLDDVLRKKPHTRSSEVEEVLADLSEVTDAPSEIYSMLTNADMTYGVVEDPDGEDVEITQANFTKLQTNPDREFRERVHETFYDEWASVRNTVGTSLEKAVREHVTSAEIRDYDSARAAALDGSNVPVEVYDTLVDTVDDNLDVLHRHADLKAEALGVDRLRSHDLYMSLTGDQGPDVEYEQAREWVIEAVAPLGDAYQERLAEGLESRWVDAYENRGKRSGAFSSGTYDTQPYIMMNYQDDIASMYTLAHELGHSMHSELAGDAQPWHDASYEIFVAEIASTVNETLLTHHLLDTVEDDELRTHVLDEYLERFRSTLFRQTMFATFEQRIHERVEEGEALTPDAFDEIYGDLKGDYYAPAELTGGIEREWQRIPHFYYDFYVYQYATGISAAAAIVERVLDEGESAAADYREMLKAGGSEYPLEVVELAGIDMASPDPIESAVGVYDDYLDEVAALLDLE from the coding sequence ATGAGTTCGGTTCCCGAGCGGTCCGAGATCGACGCCGAGTACAAGTGGGACTTGGAGGGCATCTACGCCGACGACGAGGCGTGGGAGGCGGCCCGCGAGACCGTCGCCGACCGGATCGACGAGCTGCGCGACTACGAGGGACGCGTCACCGAGGACGCCGCGACCCTGCTCGAACTGCTCGAACTGCGCGAGGAGATATTCCGCGAGCTCCAGCAGGTGGCCACGTACGCCCGGCTCCGCAGCGCCGAGGACACGCGGAACCAGGAGTATCAGGCGATGTCCGCGCGAGCGTCGTCGCTCAGCTCCGAGGCGTCGAGCGCGGTCTCGTACCTCGAACCGGAGCTACAGACGCTGTCCGAGGCCGACGTCGAGGCGTTCGTCGACGAGGAGCCGGCCCTCGCGACGTACGAGCACTACCTCGACGACGTCCTTCGAAAGAAGCCGCACACGCGGTCGAGCGAGGTCGAGGAGGTGCTCGCCGACCTGTCTGAGGTCACCGACGCGCCGAGCGAGATCTACTCGATGCTGACGAACGCCGACATGACCTACGGCGTCGTCGAGGACCCCGACGGCGAGGACGTCGAGATCACGCAGGCGAACTTCACGAAGCTCCAGACGAACCCGGACCGCGAGTTCCGCGAGCGCGTCCACGAGACGTTCTACGACGAGTGGGCGAGCGTCCGCAACACGGTCGGGACCTCGCTGGAGAAGGCCGTTCGCGAACACGTCACGAGCGCCGAGATCCGCGACTACGACTCCGCTCGCGCCGCCGCGCTCGACGGCTCGAACGTCCCCGTCGAGGTGTACGACACCCTCGTCGACACCGTCGACGACAACCTCGACGTGCTTCACCGCCACGCCGACCTGAAGGCCGAGGCGCTCGGGGTCGACCGGCTCCGGAGCCACGACCTGTACATGTCGCTGACGGGCGATCAGGGCCCAGACGTGGAGTACGAGCAGGCCCGCGAGTGGGTGATCGAGGCGGTCGCGCCGCTGGGCGACGCGTACCAGGAGCGGCTGGCCGAGGGGTTAGAGTCGCGGTGGGTCGACGCCTACGAGAACCGCGGGAAGCGCTCCGGCGCGTTCTCCTCGGGCACCTACGACACCCAGCCGTACATCATGATGAACTACCAGGACGACATCGCCTCGATGTACACCTTGGCCCACGAGCTGGGCCACTCGATGCACTCGGAGCTGGCGGGCGACGCGCAGCCGTGGCACGACGCGAGCTACGAGATCTTCGTCGCGGAGATCGCCTCCACGGTCAACGAGACGCTCCTGACCCACCACCTGCTCGACACCGTCGAGGACGACGAACTGCGGACGCACGTCCTCGACGAGTACCTCGAACGCTTCCGTTCGACCCTCTTCCGCCAGACGATGTTCGCGACCTTCGAACAGCGGATCCACGAGCGCGTCGAGGAGGGCGAGGCGCTCACCCCCGACGCGTTCGACGAGATCTACGGCGACCTGAAGGGCGACTACTACGCGCCCGCCGAGCTGACCGGCGGCATCGAGCGCGAGTGGCAGCGGATCCCGCACTTCTACTACGACTTCTACGTCTACCAGTACGCGACCGGCATCTCCGCCGCGGCCGCGATCGTCGAGCGCGTCTTAGACGAGGGCGAGTCGGCGGCCGCCGACTACCGCGAGATGCTGAAGGCGGGCGGCTCGGAGTACCCGCTGGAGGTCGTCGAGCTCGCCGGGATCGACATGGCCTCGCCCGACCCGATCGAGTCCGCCGTCGGCGTCTACGACGACTACCTCGACGAGGTCGCCGCGCTCCTCGACCTGGAGTAG
- the rimI gene encoding ribosomal protein S18-alanine N-acetyltransferase, with the protein MSVADVTVRRAERADLLAVVRIERACFTDPWPHDAFERLLGEPAFLVAERAGAVVGFVVADRTPNHGRDIGHIKDLAVHPDARGEGIGRTLLRSALARLRATDVAVARLEVREGNDPARSLYADEGFDPIRRVGGYYPDGEDALVLVVDLAAWAGGDTE; encoded by the coding sequence GTGAGCGTCGCAGACGTGACGGTCCGACGGGCCGAACGCGCCGACCTCCTCGCGGTGGTCCGGATCGAGCGCGCCTGCTTTACGGACCCGTGGCCGCACGACGCCTTCGAGCGGCTGCTCGGCGAGCCGGCGTTCCTCGTGGCTGAGCGGGCGGGCGCGGTCGTGGGGTTCGTCGTCGCCGACCGGACGCCGAATCACGGCCGCGACATCGGCCATATCAAGGACCTCGCCGTCCATCCCGACGCCCGCGGCGAGGGGATCGGACGGACCCTCCTCCGGTCGGCGCTGGCCCGGCTCCGCGCGACCGACGTGGCCGTCGCCCGGCTGGAGGTGCGCGAGGGGAACGACCCCGCCCGGTCGCTGTACGCCGACGAGGGCTTCGACCCGATCCGGCGGGTCGGCGGCTACTACCCCGACGGCGAGGACGCGCTCGTCCTCGTCGTCGACCTCGCGGCGTGGGCCGGCGGCGACACCGAGTGA
- a CDS encoding PAS domain-containing protein, whose protein sequence is MTLRPSDTSTLGHGGDEREVPDTDGRTATDAPANARDGFVPPAERAETDGSPSTSAGIDRASGGVGGTPANGASRSREADRFLLAVAVDGEVLFAGPSVPDVVGVEREALVGSDLLDRVHPGDREPVADALSAVAATRTVTHRIRRASGGYAWVESVVDEELAEEFGGRVVTVRRVDADRTFPERYRAFLEYGSDLVTVVDEDGVVVYESPSVEEVLGYEQGSTVGRSPLGYVHPDDRERVTERFYRALNEPDAAPTLEYRYRTADGDWVWLESRTRSLPADSPVGELLVNSRDVSARKARERRLTDRNERLDRFASIVSHDLRNPLSVIRGSIEMARLRGETEPLERGERAVDRIDQLVSELLTLARQGTGMDEPTEFGLASVAHDAWGTAAEDEDDAELVVARDARVYGDRGRVRQALENLFRNATEHAKPDAPGTTEADSDDDRTDDAVTSEDANGGDAANGDDDGDAANGDTDDETLTVLVTATDGGFLVADDGTGVDPDDRESVFDSGFTTRADGTGYGLDIVREVVESHGWDVELRRESDGLVGLPDGRRLRPPEGACFEVRAPGPADADPDEPWIDG, encoded by the coding sequence GTGACGCTCCGTCCATCCGACACGTCGACGCTCGGCCACGGCGGCGACGAGAGAGAGGTCCCCGACACAGACGGGCGAACCGCGACCGACGCACCGGCCAACGCCCGAGACGGGTTCGTCCCTCCAGCCGAACGCGCCGAGACCGACGGGTCGCCGAGTACCTCCGCCGGTATCGACCGAGCGTCGGGAGGCGTCGGCGGGACGCCCGCGAACGGCGCGTCGCGTTCTCGCGAGGCCGATCGATTCCTCCTCGCCGTCGCCGTTGACGGCGAAGTGCTGTTCGCCGGGCCGTCAGTGCCGGACGTCGTCGGCGTGGAGCGCGAGGCGCTCGTCGGGAGCGACCTCCTCGACCGCGTCCACCCGGGTGACCGCGAGCCGGTCGCCGACGCGCTGTCGGCGGTCGCGGCGACGCGGACGGTCACCCACCGGATCCGGCGCGCGAGCGGCGGGTACGCGTGGGTCGAGTCCGTCGTCGACGAGGAGCTGGCCGAGGAGTTCGGCGGGCGGGTCGTCACCGTCCGGCGCGTCGACGCCGACCGCACCTTCCCGGAGCGCTACCGCGCCTTCCTTGAGTACGGGAGCGACCTCGTCACTGTCGTCGACGAAGACGGCGTCGTCGTCTACGAGAGCCCGTCCGTCGAGGAGGTCCTCGGCTACGAGCAGGGGTCGACCGTCGGGCGATCGCCGCTCGGGTACGTCCACCCGGACGACCGCGAGCGGGTGACCGAGCGGTTCTACCGCGCGCTCAACGAGCCGGACGCGGCACCGACCCTGGAGTACCGCTACCGCACCGCCGACGGCGACTGGGTGTGGCTGGAGTCGCGGACCCGGTCGTTACCGGCCGACAGTCCCGTCGGCGAACTGCTCGTCAACTCCCGCGACGTCAGCGCGCGGAAGGCCCGCGAGCGCCGGCTCACCGACCGGAACGAGCGTCTCGACCGGTTCGCGAGCATCGTCTCACACGACCTGCGAAACCCCCTCTCGGTGATCCGCGGCTCCATCGAGATGGCGCGGCTGCGCGGCGAGACGGAGCCGCTCGAACGCGGCGAGCGGGCCGTCGACCGGATCGACCAGCTCGTCTCCGAGCTGCTCACCCTCGCGCGACAGGGGACGGGAATGGACGAGCCGACCGAGTTCGGGCTGGCGAGCGTCGCGCACGACGCCTGGGGAACCGCAGCCGAGGACGAGGACGACGCGGAACTGGTCGTCGCCCGCGACGCCCGAGTGTACGGCGACCGCGGCCGGGTGCGGCAGGCCTTGGAGAACCTGTTCCGCAACGCGACGGAACACGCGAAGCCGGACGCGCCCGGGACGACGGAAGCCGATTCCGACGACGATCGGACCGACGACGCGGTGACCAGCGAGGACGCGAACGGTGGTGACGCCGCCAACGGGGACGACGACGGCGACGCCGCCAACGGCGATACCGACGACGAGACGCTCACCGTCCTCGTGACCGCGACCGACGGGGGGTTCCTCGTCGCCGACGACGGGACCGGCGTCGACCCCGACGACCGGGAGTCGGTGTTCGACTCGGGGTTCACCACGCGGGCGGACGGGACCGGGTACGGGTTAGACATCGTCCGCGAGGTCGTCGAGTCCCACGGTTGGGACGTGGAGCTTCGCCGCGAGTCCGACGGTCTCGTCGGACTCCCGGACGGGCGGCGGCTCCGTCCGCCCGAGGGCGCGTGCTTCGAGGTGCGCGCTCCCGGGCCGGCGGACGCCGATCCGGACGAGCCGTGGATCGACGGGTAG
- a CDS encoding site-specific DNA-methyltransferase: protein MADDLDSRFHIYQHDSRELKSKLEEEFDNVDGLVDTIITSPPYADLVDYGDHDEQVGKQSYEDFLDDIREIYKQCYEIASDDCTLWIVTDTYKIDGRVVRLPFDIADELENLPNYETCLDEDCEGCLRRDRGDGTLICKRCGEVYDPLPESWRMEDNIIWDKLRTRPWHQKGRLRNVYEHVTMFSKTDDFKYDKDAIRITDTDEFEQWWVNYPERYSPRGMVPSNVWKFPIPKQGQWGPKVSYHPSPFPENLVERIVHLASEPGDVVFDPFAGIGTTLAIAEALDRKPLGFELNEEYIEYYEEHVRPTALHEVGTVQSTLRDEQVELARKIYTLRIHKYAYELYKEFMNSDQHNILEGQIEFIHTASDPSQFDDADDPEAELLYVCESESDFENVDIKAAKEGMLSEDKGSGDYYGVEFDAEFITVDRYLDERLPRRDVNLEDEYHLYVDGAHNWAEHSFTPDDWEALVEEGEWKRYWSKSRPPLISNLLIQAENPMDERNRNIEGHQADFSSFN from the coding sequence ATGGCCGACGATCTTGACTCTCGTTTTCATATCTACCAACATGACTCGCGAGAGTTGAAATCGAAATTAGAGGAGGAGTTCGACAACGTCGATGGGCTCGTCGATACGATCATCACGTCACCTCCCTACGCCGATCTTGTCGATTACGGAGATCATGATGAACAGGTTGGCAAGCAGAGCTACGAGGACTTTCTCGACGACATTCGCGAAATCTACAAACAGTGTTACGAAATTGCCTCTGACGACTGTACGCTCTGGATCGTCACTGACACATACAAAATCGATGGCCGCGTTGTTCGTTTGCCGTTCGACATCGCCGATGAACTGGAGAACTTGCCGAACTACGAAACCTGCCTCGACGAGGACTGTGAGGGATGCCTCCGTCGCGATCGCGGCGATGGTACGTTGATATGTAAGCGGTGTGGCGAGGTCTATGATCCGCTTCCGGAGTCATGGCGTATGGAAGACAACATCATCTGGGATAAGCTTCGCACGCGTCCGTGGCATCAGAAAGGCCGTCTACGCAACGTGTACGAGCACGTGACGATGTTTTCAAAGACGGATGATTTCAAATACGACAAGGACGCGATCCGGATCACCGACACCGACGAATTCGAACAGTGGTGGGTGAACTACCCCGAACGATACAGTCCAAGGGGGATGGTCCCAAGCAACGTGTGGAAATTCCCGATCCCCAAACAGGGTCAGTGGGGCCCCAAAGTCAGCTACCATCCGAGTCCATTCCCAGAAAATCTCGTAGAACGGATCGTTCACCTCGCTTCCGAACCTGGTGATGTCGTATTCGATCCCTTCGCCGGTATCGGTACGACACTTGCTATCGCAGAAGCCCTCGATCGAAAACCGCTCGGATTTGAGTTGAACGAGGAATATATCGAGTATTATGAAGAACACGTTCGTCCCACTGCTCTTCATGAGGTAGGGACGGTACAATCAACGCTCCGCGACGAACAGGTAGAACTCGCACGGAAGATCTACACTCTTCGGATTCACAAGTACGCATATGAGCTGTACAAGGAGTTCATGAATTCCGACCAGCACAATATACTCGAGGGTCAGATCGAATTCATTCACACCGCCAGCGATCCGTCGCAATTCGACGATGCTGATGACCCAGAAGCGGAGTTGCTCTACGTATGTGAATCTGAATCTGACTTTGAGAACGTTGATATCAAGGCCGCGAAGGAGGGGATGTTGTCAGAAGACAAGGGCTCTGGCGACTACTACGGTGTCGAGTTTGATGCCGAATTCATTACTGTCGACCGCTATCTCGACGAACGTCTTCCAAGACGTGATGTCAACTTAGAGGATGAGTACCATCTGTACGTTGACGGCGCTCACAACTGGGCGGAGCACAGTTTCACGCCCGACGATTGGGAAGCACTTGTCGAAGAAGGTGAGTGGAAGCGATACTGGTCGAAGAGCAGACCCCCGCTAATCTCGAATCTACTGATTCAGGCTGAAAACCCGATGGATGAACGTAATCGGAATATCGAGGGACACCAGGCCGACTTTAGCAGTTTCAATTAG
- a CDS encoding DNA adenine methylase translates to MAEPILKWVGGKRQLLQELHSRFPISYEKYHEPFIGGGAVFFDLEPSEGTINDLNRRLISFYEVIRDHPEQLIEENHRHEYEEEYYYDARDRFNELHKLDERSLELRVEEASLMLYLNRTGYNGLYRENQSGGFNVPFGRHTNPDFIRERQVRKANDILDDIEIYNRDFDYVVDDADEGDLVYFDPPYEPVSQTADFTQYQSDGFDKDDQRRLRDLAVELSQNGVYVVLSNSPPVGELYEGVSEFTIDVVDATRMVNSDADNRDDVAEVIITNVPADRQRQQNLGNYS, encoded by the coding sequence ATGGCTGAGCCGATTCTCAAGTGGGTTGGAGGGAAGCGCCAACTCCTTCAGGAGCTTCACTCACGATTCCCAATTTCGTATGAAAAATATCATGAGCCGTTTATTGGCGGAGGTGCAGTCTTCTTCGACCTCGAACCTTCCGAGGGCACAATAAACGATCTCAATCGACGACTGATTAGCTTCTACGAAGTTATCCGCGATCATCCCGAGCAACTAATCGAAGAGAATCACCGCCACGAGTACGAAGAGGAGTACTATTATGACGCTCGTGACCGGTTCAATGAACTCCACAAGCTCGACGAGCGGTCCCTCGAACTGCGAGTAGAAGAGGCGAGCCTGATGCTCTATCTCAATCGAACCGGCTACAACGGACTGTACCGAGAGAACCAATCCGGGGGATTCAACGTTCCGTTCGGTCGGCATACGAATCCGGACTTCATCCGTGAGCGACAAGTTCGGAAAGCGAACGACATACTCGACGACATTGAGATTTATAATCGGGATTTTGACTATGTTGTCGACGACGCTGACGAAGGGGATCTCGTATACTTCGATCCCCCTTACGAACCTGTATCCCAGACGGCAGATTTCACCCAGTACCAGTCAGACGGGTTCGATAAAGACGATCAGCGTCGACTACGTGATCTAGCCGTCGAACTTAGTCAGAACGGTGTGTACGTCGTCTTATCGAACTCTCCGCCAGTCGGCGAACTCTATGAAGGCGTTTCCGAATTCACGATTGACGTCGTCGATGCTACGAGAATGGTGAATAGTGATGCAGATAATCGTGACGACGTAGCGGAAGTGATCATCACGAACGTACCGGCAGACCGCCAGCGACAACAGAATCTAGGTAATTATAGCTAA
- a CDS encoding DNA methyltransferase: MNSETCESAVELEMLASGMAKQHENFLDATQELIDNSVAAVVDGEGYFDDADKRVNISISFVRGEETVTTYISDNGPGITREDLQNHVFRTGNKEISEGILNNVGWGLKASLAWFEESLKQRGLGDDPHWFSLVTQTAESECLRVDGPITGDLPIVNAKERDWKVGIPSDVDSLLESDHGTRVQATCARSQFDADVWPSADSLGTKVQYVRERLGVVFRRLLSARDDNQIVVHYHDLPSNEQGTFEVPPISPSYTDDTVLKSHEFRVSTPRGDRYQVRYEAGTLDIDSMTKWAEKEHPDLLTQSGKFRYRYRPSQNRQGVDIYANGRVLMTSVFEDLFDLTRNNQYNYFGGTLQIFPIGDTDEVPTDNKKTRLDTNSELWREIRKELSDEELLPEGREYGKRVSTGGASTTTQTQEEEESSEEIENISTFDPTSDIFGLHHGDARSIVPAIRDYTADTLDEDEGFVDTTITSPPYYDLKEYGSSEEDEIGQHGTYVEYLQELQELFSEVYSLTRDDGSLWVVVNTFRRNREIVQLPFDIARVCQNLDQGLECSNCENTILRGIDELDSRQTMCPHCGHTTNNDESWILQDIVVWNKNRALPYTKEGRLRNVFEYILCFSKSPDYKLQMDRIRESDPAQFKKWWADFPERYHPLGKLPENIWEFDPPTRGSFTGEVDVFDHPAAFPPKLIERILTLSTERDDVVLDPFAGSGVVLGQAELMDRRPIGVELNKKYSEAYPDLKEYLEEHHEEEDQVASQEDLDRIICGLRQTKYARELLRTMASELGLSNPSQLDVHTAFLVSRELGYQSVEDDIHGEIDLVLLVDNETTARQALDYDEIAEEVTTIQPCSGFGIRARTLVMTAEEFISEIANETYTHLPEDLFIYEDGRHYVYSEDISYSDWREVNEGTDQWTERYSDNEIPPIVSNVGVEVNHPKHSMETVSRGLSGDHEIQLNKSSGEHYRHIIRTN, from the coding sequence ATGAATAGCGAGACATGTGAATCCGCAGTTGAACTTGAAATGCTAGCTTCCGGAATGGCGAAGCAGCACGAAAACTTTCTGGATGCCACTCAGGAGCTCATTGATAACTCGGTGGCTGCGGTCGTAGATGGAGAAGGCTACTTCGATGACGCTGATAAGCGAGTCAATATTTCTATTTCGTTCGTTCGCGGGGAAGAAACAGTAACCACATATATATCAGATAATGGCCCTGGTATAACGAGAGAAGACCTCCAAAATCATGTTTTTCGAACGGGGAATAAAGAGATATCAGAGGGGATTCTCAATAACGTCGGATGGGGACTGAAAGCGAGTTTAGCTTGGTTCGAAGAATCCCTCAAACAACGTGGCCTTGGAGATGACCCTCACTGGTTTTCACTAGTCACTCAGACAGCTGAAAGTGAATGTCTGCGTGTTGACGGTCCGATAACTGGTGACCTTCCAATAGTCAATGCTAAAGAACGTGACTGGAAGGTTGGAATCCCAAGCGATGTCGATTCACTATTAGAATCTGACCACGGGACACGCGTCCAGGCGACATGTGCGCGTTCACAGTTTGATGCCGATGTCTGGCCATCGGCTGACTCACTTGGAACGAAAGTCCAGTATGTACGTGAGCGGCTCGGTGTCGTGTTTCGGCGCTTACTCTCCGCTCGTGATGATAATCAGATTGTTGTACATTATCATGACTTACCCTCGAATGAACAAGGAACGTTTGAGGTACCGCCGATCAGCCCTTCTTACACCGATGACACAGTACTGAAGTCTCACGAATTTCGTGTGTCTACTCCTCGCGGAGACCGATACCAAGTGCGGTATGAAGCTGGTACGCTGGACATCGATTCGATGACCAAATGGGCAGAGAAAGAACACCCAGATCTGCTCACTCAGAGTGGCAAATTCAGATATAGATATCGGCCGAGTCAGAACAGACAAGGTGTCGATATCTACGCAAATGGTCGGGTGCTGATGACTTCCGTATTTGAGGATCTGTTTGATCTGACGCGGAATAACCAGTATAATTACTTCGGAGGCACCCTCCAGATATTCCCGATCGGCGACACAGATGAAGTGCCGACGGACAATAAGAAGACACGACTAGATACGAACAGCGAACTCTGGCGTGAAATACGAAAGGAACTCTCCGATGAAGAATTGCTTCCGGAGGGTAGAGAGTACGGTAAGCGAGTCTCGACGGGTGGGGCGTCGACAACCACTCAAACTCAGGAGGAAGAAGAGTCGTCAGAGGAAATCGAAAACATATCTACGTTTGATCCAACCTCAGATATATTTGGTCTTCACCACGGTGATGCGAGGTCAATCGTTCCAGCGATAAGAGACTATACAGCAGACACGCTAGACGAGGATGAGGGGTTCGTGGATACGACAATCACATCTCCACCGTACTATGACCTCAAAGAGTACGGTTCGAGTGAGGAAGATGAAATAGGACAACATGGAACATACGTTGAATATCTACAAGAACTCCAAGAACTCTTCTCTGAGGTTTACTCGCTCACCAGAGATGACGGTTCCCTCTGGGTCGTTGTGAATACCTTCCGTCGGAACCGCGAAATCGTTCAGCTCCCATTCGACATCGCACGTGTGTGCCAGAATCTCGATCAAGGATTAGAATGCTCGAACTGTGAGAATACGATACTGAGAGGAATCGATGAATTAGATAGTCGACAGACAATGTGTCCCCACTGTGGTCACACGACAAATAACGACGAGTCGTGGATTCTCCAAGACATCGTTGTTTGGAATAAGAACCGTGCGCTCCCGTATACAAAAGAAGGGAGACTACGGAATGTCTTCGAGTATATTCTCTGTTTTAGCAAAAGTCCGGATTATAAGCTACAGATGGATCGCATTCGAGAGTCAGATCCTGCTCAATTCAAGAAATGGTGGGCAGATTTCCCTGAGCGCTACCACCCGCTCGGAAAGCTACCTGAAAACATATGGGAGTTCGATCCGCCAACACGGGGATCATTCACTGGAGAAGTGGACGTGTTCGATCACCCTGCAGCGTTCCCTCCAAAACTAATTGAGCGAATTCTCACACTCTCTACGGAGAGAGATGATGTCGTACTGGACCCCTTCGCTGGCTCGGGGGTCGTTCTAGGACAGGCAGAGCTGATGGACAGAAGACCAATCGGTGTTGAATTGAATAAAAAATACTCTGAAGCCTATCCTGACCTGAAAGAGTATCTCGAGGAACATCATGAAGAGGAAGATCAGGTCGCATCACAAGAAGACCTAGATAGGATTATTTGCGGACTGCGTCAAACGAAGTATGCACGGGAACTGCTTCGAACGATGGCGAGCGAACTCGGCCTCTCAAACCCATCGCAGTTAGATGTACATACCGCCTTCCTCGTAAGTCGGGAGCTTGGATATCAGTCCGTTGAGGACGACATTCACGGAGAGATCGATCTCGTGCTTCTCGTAGATAATGAGACGACCGCTCGACAGGCACTTGATTACGATGAGATTGCCGAAGAGGTCACCACGATCCAACCGTGCTCTGGCTTTGGAATTCGTGCCCGTACGTTAGTCATGACAGCGGAGGAATTCATTAGTGAGATAGCTAATGAAACCTATACACATCTGCCAGAAGATCTCTTCATCTACGAAGACGGACGGCACTACGTGTACTCGGAGGACATTTCGTATAGTGACTGGCGAGAAGTGAATGAGGGTACCGATCAGTGGACAGAACGTTACTCTGATAACGAGATCCCTCCAATCGTCTCAAATGTCGGTGTTGAAGTAAACCATCCGAAGCATTCTATGGAAACTGTTTCAAGAGGCTTGTCCGGCGACCACGAAATACAATTAAACAAATCTAGTGGAGAGCACTATCGGCACATAATTCGGACAAACTAA